One genomic window of Salvelinus alpinus chromosome 9, SLU_Salpinus.1, whole genome shotgun sequence includes the following:
- the LOC139530668 gene encoding putative nuclease HARBI1 isoform X1, which produces MKAQNCVFLSALTMACPFVRDVVDEEALVLRRAFRRERVFRDRLDPLAFPDDHLYERYRFSADGIRYLCRLLGPRIKHRTARSVHTHALSVEQMVCVALRFFASGAFLYSVGDAEQLNKATICRTIRSVCLAIKALADVFISFPGHRRLCDIKEEFYRIAGFPNVIGAVDCTHIRIKAPSGAHEADFVNRKSFHSINVQMVCNADCVISNVVAKWPGSVHDSRIFRASEIYQCLSQGEFSGVLLGDRGYGCQPFLLTPFTDPQEAQQAYNHAHARTRARVEMTFGLLKARFHCLHKLRVSPVRACDITVACAVLHNVACLRKERAPRVPPAMDWDNPAIFPDDDSGRLLRDQYVLNYFS; this is translated from the exons atgaaggcccaaaattgtgtgttcctttctgctctgacaatggcatgcccattcgtgcgagatgtggtggatgaagaagcacttgtgctgaggagagccttcaggcgagaaagggtcttcagggaccggttggacccactggccttccctgatgaccatctatatgaaagatacaggttttctgcagatggcatcaggtatctatgcagactactgggtcccaggattaagcaccgcactgcacgctCCGTGCACActcatgcactgagtgtggagcaaatggtttgtgtggccttgcgcttttttgctagtggagccttcctgtactcagtgggggatgcagaacagctgaacaaggccacaatttgccgcacaataaggagtgtgtgtctggctatcaaagcattagcagatgtcttcatctccttccctggccacagaagactctgtgacatcaaagaggagttctataggattgcag gtttccccaatgtcattggtgcagtggactgcacacacataaggataaaagccccctcaggtgcccatgaggccgattttgtgaataggaaatcctttcacagcattaatgttcag atggtctgcaatgctgactgtgtgatcagcaatgttgtggcaaaatggcctggctcagtccatgactccagaatctttcgggcctctgaaatctatcagtgcctatcacaag gtgaattctctggtgtgttgctgggagacagggggtatggctgccagccttttctcctgacacctttcacagacccccaggaagcacagcaggcctacaaccatgcccatgccaggaccagggccagagttgaaatgacctttggcctcctgaaggcacgctttcactgccttcacaaattaagggtcagccctgttagggcatgtgatattactgtggcttgtgctgtcctccacaatgtggcctgcctgaggaaggagagggcccccagagtgccaccagccatggactgggacaatccggcaatcttccctgatgacgacagtggtcggctgctgagggaccaatatgtgttgaattattttagttag
- the LOC139530668 gene encoding uncharacterized protein isoform X2 codes for MNGPKRTWQQVKIKYKNILQNAVKKNTHRQGTGGGSPKADLTPAEDMALELNKGRPVLEGIPGGKETSIGSSQDATRFIQVSGSTVFLLEPPAQAPDDADPGEGPSAAATAHDGDDDEEETISLDSRRHEDPDAIQWENQPGNISSQAIRKLYGNHLRRQIELADIDIQYKKKKMENLALESEIKKRTIRKLDLEIKKLERELQEDDTAQNKIRYILVKSSEP; via the exons atgaacgggccaaaacggacatggcagcaggtcaaaatcaaatacaagaacattctgcagaatg cagtgaaaaagaatacccacagacaaggcacgggtggtgggtcaccaaaggctgaccttaccccagcagaggacatggccttggagctaaataaaggcaggcccgtcttagaggggatccctggggggaaagagacgagcataggttcctcccaagatgccacccgcttcattcaag tgtctggcagcactgtgttcctgttagagccaccagcacaagcaccagacgatgctgatcca ggtgaaggccccagtgcagcagcaacagcacatgatggagacgatgatgaggaggagaccatctctctggattccagaaggcatgag gacccagatgctatacagtgggaaaaccagcctggcaacata agctcacaagctatcagaaagttgtatggcaaccacctccggcgccaaatagaactggcagacatagacattcagtacaagaagaaaaagatggaaaatcttgcactggagtccgaaataaaaaagaggacaattaggaaactggaccttgaaataaaaaaacttgagagggag ctccaagaagatgacacagctcaaaataaaattaggtatattctcgtaaagtcaagtgagccatga